In the Mycolicibacter sp. MU0102 genome, one interval contains:
- a CDS encoding DUF732 domain-containing protein produces MKLLFVPIVAAAALALAAPGHADPDAVEVSSVDSTEFITSLRQVGIVFDNPAQAVAAAEALCGLAANGETSLELLNDVTEANPDLTVADAARFAAISAKTYCPHQLNKGGGGSK; encoded by the coding sequence ATGAAGCTGTTGTTCGTCCCGATTGTCGCCGCCGCCGCGCTCGCTCTCGCCGCACCCGGACACGCCGATCCTGATGCGGTAGAGGTGAGTTCGGTCGACAGTACGGAGTTCATCACGTCGCTGCGGCAGGTCGGGATCGTCTTCGACAACCCGGCCCAGGCCGTCGCCGCCGCCGAAGCGCTCTGCGGATTGGCGGCCAACGGTGAAACAAGTCTGGAGCTGCTCAACGATGTCACTGAGGCCAACCCCGACCTGACCGTCGCCGACGCAGCGCGGTTCGCGGCGATCTCGGCGAAAACCTATTGCCCGCACCAGCTCAATAAGGGCGGCGGCGGGTCGAAGTAG
- a CDS encoding PPE family protein, translated as MVFQSFAAQPPEVISAQLYSGPGADPLFAAAAAWSGLGAELAAAASSYQAALASLSGGWQGPAAAAMAAAAAPYVTWLSTTAAQAEQTAAQATAAAAAYESAFAGIVPPPAIAANRSQLASLVASNILGQNSTAIAAVEAEYGRMWAQDVAAMLGYAGASAEATNLTSFTAAPQTTNGDAGSADATAEPDLIQLITKEINSWTSGYNTGWQNMIDGLTGTTYTHNLWESHLSLANGVSGQTGWVNAVHASTNLGITQFRSGYKAVLPAIPKSALGGLHSSGLIPSAGLRTAGAAAGSAMRVGALSVPPNWASATSAIQLASTSLPTTALGAAPAAGAVPGMLAPAALGSAAGGALGAPATRTVAPVARVVSTNIKDREAPVPLDQVIAQLQQTPDVVQHWNVDQAGLDELVAKLSLKPGIHAVHVLDDEDIALAGSQSALG; from the coding sequence ATGGTTTTTCAGAGCTTCGCAGCACAGCCCCCAGAGGTCATCTCCGCCCAGTTGTATTCGGGACCGGGTGCTGACCCGTTGTTCGCCGCCGCGGCGGCCTGGTCGGGGCTGGGCGCCGAGCTGGCCGCCGCCGCATCCTCCTACCAGGCGGCGCTGGCAAGCCTCAGCGGCGGCTGGCAGGGGCCGGCGGCTGCCGCCATGGCCGCTGCAGCCGCGCCGTATGTGACGTGGTTGTCGACCACGGCAGCGCAGGCTGAGCAGACCGCCGCCCAGGCGACGGCGGCAGCCGCCGCCTATGAATCAGCCTTCGCGGGAATCGTGCCGCCACCGGCGATCGCGGCCAACCGCAGTCAGCTGGCTTCGCTGGTGGCCAGCAATATCCTCGGGCAGAACAGCACCGCGATCGCCGCCGTCGAAGCCGAATACGGACGGATGTGGGCGCAGGATGTGGCCGCCATGCTCGGCTACGCCGGTGCCTCGGCGGAGGCGACGAATCTGACCTCGTTCACCGCCGCACCGCAGACCACCAACGGTGATGCGGGCAGCGCAGACGCCACCGCCGAACCCGACCTGATCCAGCTGATCACCAAGGAGATCAACTCGTGGACGTCGGGCTATAACACCGGCTGGCAGAACATGATCGACGGTCTCACCGGCACCACCTACACCCACAACTTGTGGGAGAGCCACCTCTCCCTGGCCAACGGCGTCAGTGGCCAGACCGGATGGGTCAACGCCGTTCACGCCAGTACCAATCTGGGCATCACCCAGTTCCGGTCCGGGTACAAGGCGGTACTCCCGGCGATTCCGAAGTCGGCGCTCGGCGGACTGCACAGCTCCGGACTGATCCCGAGCGCAGGGCTGCGCACCGCGGGGGCCGCTGCGGGCAGCGCGATGCGCGTGGGAGCGCTCTCGGTACCGCCGAACTGGGCCAGCGCCACCTCGGCGATCCAGCTTGCCTCCACCTCGCTACCGACGACCGCCCTGGGTGCGGCTCCCGCGGCGGGAGCGGTCCCGGGCATGCTCGCCCCGGCGGCCCTGGGCAGTGCGGCCGGTGGCGCCTTGGGCGCGCCGGCCACCCGAACGGTGGCCCCGGTCGCCCGCGTGGTGTCGACCAACATCAAGGACCGCGAGGCGCCTGTTCCACTCGATCAGGTCATTGCGCAATTGCAGCAGACGCCGGACGTGGTGCAGCATTGGAACGTCGATCAGGCCGGCCTCGACGAACTTGTCGCGAAGCTGTCCCTGAAACCAGGCATCCACGCGGTGCACGTCCTCGACGACGAGGACATTGCGCTTGCCGGATCGCAGTCCGCGCTCGGCTGA